The sequence AAGGCTAACTTTAGAGTGGGGCTTAAATGAATCCACAGAGTCTTATAAGAAGAAGACGGCTCAAGTGTTGGAAGCCCTTGAACCTCCCCCAGGTTTAGAATTTTTGAGAATTGACAGTTTTAGTGGTATGCGTTTCCCCGGTTGGTTTAGTAATAATGAtgcaatatttcaaaatttggacAGCATTGAATTCTTTGATTGCAAAAACTGTTCGGAACTGCCTACAGGCATGGGGAAACTTCCATCTCTAACATATCTTGGAATGTATAGAATGGATTGTCTGCGGTATGTAGATGATGAATCTGAATCCTTTGGTACTGGAGAGCTAGAGGGAGCTGGTTACTTGCAATTGCAAAAGCTGCGCATTTCTTGTTTAACAAGCTTAGAAAGGTTGTCCAGATCGAGAATGGAAAGAAGGGACATTTTTCCACGCCTGTCTTCTTTGAACATTGAAGGATGCCCTAAATTGACCTCCTTACATTGTCTTCAGTCAATCCGGGAGTTAAGTATAAAAGGATGCAGTGAGACAGTGTTAGAATCAGTTTCAAATCTCCATACTCTAACATCACTTGAAATATGGAATAATGATGATTTGGCTTCCTTTCCCGACGGGTTCCTACATAATCTCACCGCTCTCAAATCACTCAAGATTTCAAGATTCACAAAGCTTCAAGATTTGCAATCTGACATGCTTATTGGCCTAACCGCTTTGGAAGAATTATCTATCTCTTCTTGCGATATGTTTGAGTGTTTTTCTACGGGAACATATCGAGGCTTAATTAGCcttaaaaatatgcaaattgTGAATTGTAGGAAGTTGAAAAGTTTGTCAGATAATTTTGGAGACCTTCCTGCACTTGAATCATTGAGGATCAGTAAATGTCCAGAGTTGGAGACTTTCCCAAATGGTCTTAACAATCTTTCTTCCCTCCAACGTCTGACCCTATCAGAGTCTAAGTTGACAGCTTTGCCTGAGAACTTACAGCATCTCCCAGCTCTCAAAGGTATGCGAATTTCTGGGTTTCCAAATCTTGAAAAGTTGCCTGACTGGCTTGGAGACTTGACATCTCTttcttcattatatattatatcttgTCCCAAGTTGGAATATCTACCCACAAGTATCCAATATCTCACCAACTTACAAAGCTTGAATATCACAAATTGCCCTAAATTAGAGGAACGATGTAAAAAGGAAATCGGAGAAGACTGGCACAAGATAGCCCATGTTCCACGTATCAACGTGCGTTGAAGCGTGGCCTACTAGCTAGTGACCAACCCACATATAACAAGACACTGCAAATTGTTTGTTCAAAGGTAAGacttatttaaataaaagttcCTCCATGGTTTTCTttctcattaattaatttgatttttttttaatttgtatttttctctCAAGTACTGGAATATCATTTATATGCGATTGTCTTGGTGATTGGACATGTACGTACCATGCACGAGCGTAGATGGGTAATAGAAATAGTGGAAGGAATGGTCAACACTTGGCAGAAGTAGTTGATTATTGGCTACTTGAATAGCTTACATGGCTCGTACAGGTTTACAGAGGGACAATATATCAGTTTGTATTTCCTAAAATCTAGTTAACCGACATTATCATGTGGCAAACATTTACTATTCTAGAATCatccattttctattttttacagCCACTAGTTTTTACTTAATGTCCAAGTAGCACTATATTATTCAACAAACTCAGTTTCCTATAATTTCCTCTGAATATCTAGATGTTTTTAGCAGATGCTCACCATTAATCTTAGCAATTTGCAATGGCTATAGAgcattttaacaataaaattctAAAGATAAGGGAAGGCTTGTGTTTCTGATTTTACTTCTGCTAAATGGATGTCAGTTGTGCTATTTTTAAACGTTTGGCATTAAGAAACAACATGCATCGAGTAGATGTAGTCGATGCAGAGGATTTTGAGAACAATGAGTGGCAATATTGTTAATAgacattataatttattttttcggaTTTTGAGAACAATGAGTGGCAATATTGTTAATAgacattataatttattttttccatttgattTATGTCATCAGGGAAATAAAATAGTGGAAATGTCAATCACAACAACTATGCTCCAGCTGCCACCCGTTACTTCAGCAGCCCCTGTAAGATTCTCTAATGAAATGTTCCATTTCATACTAATTACCACGAATGACAATATTTAGTAACCTGTTTATTGCAAGAGTATCTGCAGGAAAACTGATAATACAGCTCCTCATGCCCACTGGTGGTCCTGTATCCGCGTTTCAGAAGGCTGAGGATGTGGTGCTTCCATGATTGGTGACAAAGTTGATAAAGTTGTTCAGAAATTTCAGGTTTGGTTTTGCAGTTCCTAATCAGAATGTTAGCAGTGCTGGATCGGCCATAATGAAGAACGTTAGCAGAAATTTCGTGATATGGATTTGTATTGTAGATGCTTTTTAGCATTTGTATTAAACCCTTTGCTTAGTGCTTCTAGCCTGAAAGTATTGAGACTATAAGATGTGTCTACAATTAATTAGACATATTTGCTATTTGTGGTTTCACCTTccctttttattaaaaactaaaaaaatttgcaaatagaCACAAACTTTTGTGTGGAGACTGATGTGTAAAGTTTATTTATACGTAATATTATTTCTAGAGTTCTGCATTATGTTTTTGTGAATTAGTTGGAGCACCATTACTTTTCAACTTTCTTCGCTGGAATTC comes from Ziziphus jujuba cultivar Dongzao chromosome 6, ASM3175591v1 and encodes:
- the LOC107431211 gene encoding putative disease resistance protein RGA4, with translation MFPKDYLIVKETLIHLWIANDLISSKGNMEVEEIGKKICKELYLRSFFHDAMNEGLDFFKMHDLVHDLAQSIMDDECRVIENDRLANLSRVRHLTLSYSDPPFDMLSALFKADSLRTVMLLSSVKKIEAHKFPHGLYFRSLRAFDAGWTNLTNIELSCLLSLIVGSKHLRYLNLSGTMIRFLPESICSLQSLQTLDVSNCRDLEKLPEHMSRIRSLRHLYIEGCPLNHIPPNIGKLSCLRSLCRFIVNRRRGCGIDELGSLLNLEGRVRIEHLEKVKSPTEAKKANLAGKMNLKRLTLEWGLNESTESYKKKTAQVLEALEPPPGLEFLRIDSFSGMRFPGWFSNNDAIFQNLDSIEFFDCKNCSELPTGMGKLPSLTYLGMYRMDCLRYVDDESESFGTGELEGAGYLQLQKLRISCLTSLERLSRSRMERRDIFPRLSSLNIEGCPKLTSLHCLQSIRELSIKGCSETVLESVSNLHTLTSLEIWNNDDLASFPDGFLHNLTALKSLKISRFTKLQDLQSDMLIGLTALEELSISSCDMFECFSTGTYRGLISLKNMQIVNCRKLKSLSDNFGDLPALESLRISKCPELETFPNGLNNLSSLQRLTLSESKLTALPENLQHLPALKGMRISGFPNLEKLPDWLGDLTSLSSLYIISCPKLEYLPTSIQYLTNLQSLNITNCPKLEERCKKEIGEDWHKIAHVPRINVR